ATAGTGTACAGAGTCTATTTAGTTATCatcaaagctataaaacaaattGACGGAAGCCGAGGTGGCTACAAAAGATTTTATGAACTATGAAAAAACTTTACACCCTTGCATGATGTCGCTTTTGAGATACTACAGATGACATTACTTAATCGCTTTTCTTCGTAacgtatgcatttttttttcttttacagagTGCACCTTTCTAATTCAATTTAAGCAGTGAATTTATAGAGATAACATAGTGAGTTATAGAGTAACATTCATAACACGCTCAGCGCCCATTACCAAAAGTATTCTATCGTTGCCTCGTCCTAATGAAGTCTCGAGTATCTTTGCTTCGTAATAAAACTCCCCAGCTCTAATTCAGTAATcctcaatattataattaaatcataagaaaatatttaattgtgcaTTGAAAATGataaggataatttaatttgaacataGGGATGTTTGTGAGTGCTTCAAGTGTGAATCTTTTTACTTCTAATCCGAGTCGAGTTTGAAAtcgtattttatttatctaaaatgcAACTTGAGTACGCTTTTTCACATCTCACATCATAAGTTTAATCATatcatattgaatatattatgggTACCATAGCTTTGGGTAAATAAGCTCGAAATAAAAGTGTCCTACAGGGATTTTTGTTGACACTACTTTATAATTACCTTACATATTCACACAATAAGTTACAAGAATGGGGGAATGAAAAAAGAGTTATTGCTACCACGCACTCTGTTTTCTAATTGGGTTTCTATTAACGTAAAAAGCTGAAAGACAGATGATCGTAAGGaggatataaagtttttttccttttatggtaatctattttaaatatatatttttcctcataATTGATTTCATCATGCGACTAAATAAATCacaaagcaaaaaatatgaaaggatAACCTTCAAGAAACAATTAAACATGAatcaatttattgaatttttaattgaatagaaGGATATTGTGTAAACTAATGCATAATATtcaggttttaaaaaaatttgaattttaatgatCCCAATGATTTACGCAAAGTAGAAAGAATGCAAAGTCATTTcattcaagtaatttttttttaatattttaggcACAACTTCCATCTTATGGTGCACCAAATTTACCAAATGAAATTGATCAAAGTTTAGCTGGATCTGCTCAAGCACCAACTCAAGTCCAACCTATTGGAGGCAAAAACAGCGTTAATACTCCAACTAATGATGGCGGAGCTTCACATGATGATCAGGGACATGATCATCATCACCATCATGGCAATCCACTCGATTGGTTAAGAGACTCTGTTCCAGGtgattaatcataaataataattgtcttttatatgcttttgagtaattttcatgAGAAAAGGAATGTCTTATTTTCTCGGAAGTTTATACTAACTATttcataaaaggaaaataatattttgctggaatgatgattatattaatattattcttcaatatCACATCAAATTATTTCCCAGACCTTTaagttttactttaaaaaatcacattttttctatgaatcttttagatcaatatttataaaagcacAAATTAGGGATTGAATAACACAatgcttgattttttattatattgtgaaaatattttgggttctaataatcacaaaaatattgtggaacttaagtttattaaaaattatatctatatatttatttttttaaataggtgaACCAGGTGTTGATTATCCAATATTTGGAATTGTTCCACAAACTTCTTTTACTTGCCAAGATAGAATTGATGGACTCTATGCAGATATTGAAGCAAGATGCCAACCTTGGCATACATGTTTTGATGGTCAAATTTGGTCATTTCTTTGTCCTAATGGAACCATTtttgatcaacaaatttttacttGTGTCTGGTGGTATAATTTTGACTGTGATTCAGCAGAacaatattatagtttaaatgaAGGTATATACATTGAGGGTGTTAATGAAGGAAATATTCGAGATCAAATAACAAATCCATCTAATGTTCTTAACACTCGTCCTAAAACACCTCTGCCATCAGGCCAACAATTTTCTAAGTCTTTACCTCAATTTATAACCCCTAACAATCAACCTCAGCCCCAACCCCCTTTGCAGACTCGACCAATTCCTGCTCAACAACCACAACCAACAAGAAAACCTAGACCTACAACAGTAAGGCAGCCACAGCCAACAACTGCAAGGCAACCTAGACCTACAACAGTAAGGCAGCCACAGCCAACAACTGCAAGGCAACCTAGACCTACACCATCAAGACAGCCTAGACCTACACCAGTAAGACAGCCGCAGCCTACACCAGTAAGACAGCCGCAGCCAACACCAACAAGGCAACCTAGTCCTACACCTTCAAGACAGCCTCAGCCAATACCCGTAAAGCCGAAACAACCTACCTTTGGTTCTGAATTTGATAATAGCCTTCCAGGATATGGAAAACCAGCTATTAACTTTTTGCAAAAGTCACAAACTCGTTTTCCTCCACGTGAACCAAACATTGGAATTGTAAATGCAGGAACATCTggtcaaaaaaatgaacaaatttctgTTCAGCAGTCCAATGTTCAATCATCAGGACCATTAACTGGCTCTTCATTTACTTCCTCCTCTTCAAAAAGCTTTTCTACTACAACACAGGCATTTAAGTCAGGATCTTCAACTACCAAAGGTCAGTACAAGGTCAGTAGTACACCTGCTCGTCCATTTGTGAGCTCTTCACCATCAACTAGAGAACCTTTAACATCTTCAAGACCGATTTCTACCGTTTCAACTAGTAGATTACCAGTAATTTCAACAACTACAGCTCAATCTCCACAAATTTCCTTTACAACTCCTACCCCAATAACTAGTTTCCAACCAagtctatcaacaaattatcaaaaaacaaaccaaaGGCCTTCGCCCACTCGAAAAACTTCTACATCCAACTTTAGCAATAgcaaaaatggattaaaaaaagaacagacCGTCCAGTTCACTGTCTCAACAATAGATACATCAAATCCATCAACATCATTTCAAGCTGATACTGGAGATGACCTTCCAGCATATGGTTCCAAAAATAGCTATGATTCACCAAGCGAATTAAAAAAGTTCAGTGACGCTCAgcaaaataactttcaaaatttcAGTGGatctcaaaaattaacaagtcaATACTCTCAAAAATCAGTAGCTCAAAACCAAAAATTGAACTTTGGTCAAGCACCATCTAATCTTGGACTAGGAAAGGAAAGTTCTATCACTTCATTAAAAAGTAAAGCACaaataaatttaggaaataaaaatggaattcaAATTACTGGTTCCAAATTAACAAGAGTACCAACaagtctttttgaaaataaaggatCTAACAAGCAATCATCCTTCTATAGTACTTATTCCCAAATATCTCCAGGAAACAATGCTGAAGTAGCAAAATCTCAACAAgcatcttttaataattttagagGTCAAGCAACAAAAAATCAAGCAGGTTCTCAAATAACAAGAGACCAAGAAAATGAATCTAATAAACAATCATCCTCCTACAGTACCTACACACAAACATCCGAAGGAAATCATGCTGGAGGGTCAAACTCTCAGCAAGCATCCTCTAACGGTTTCAGAGGTCAAGTTGGGTCTAAAGACACAACAATTGCCCATGATATAAAAACTTCCACTTTTATTCAaacatcaaatgaaaaaaatgctgGAGCATCTAAATCTCATCAAGCATCTTCTAATGGTTTTATAGGACAAACAGGTTTTCAAGGACTAACAGGACAGGCAAGCGGATATAACAAACAATCTTCCACATACAGTCAATCATCAAAAGGAAACAGTGCTGTAGCATCTAAATATCAGGAAGAATCTACCAATGCCTTTGGAGCACAAGCTAGCGGGTCCAACAAACAATCTTCTAGTGGCTTCAGGGGTCAAGATGGCTCTCAGTCTACAAGAGGACAGGCCAATGGATCAAAAACTTCATCTTTCAGTACTTTTACACAAACAACTCAAGGAAGTAATGCTGGAGCGTCCGGATCACAGAAAGCATCTGCCAATGCCTTTGGAGCACAAGCTAGTGGATCCAACAAACAGTCTTCCTCCTACAATACTGACGCTCAATCATCATTAAGAAATAGTGATGAGAAAAATGAGTTTCAACAAGGATTTTCTAATGGTTTCAGAGGACAAAGTGTCTCTCAAGGAACAACAGGACAAGCAAGTGATTCTAACAAACAATCTTCTTCCTACAGTACTTACACTCAATCGTCACTTGGAAACAATGCTGGAGGATATAAATCACAGAAAGCATCTTCCAGTGGCTATAGAGGTCAAGATAGTTCTCAGTCTACAAGAGGACAAGCCAATGGCTCAAACACTTCATCTTTTAGTACTTATTCTGAAACAACACAAGGAAGCAATGATGGAGCGTCTGAATCACAAAAAGCATCTGCCAATGGCTTGAGAGCACAAGCAAATGGATCCAACCAACAGTCTTCTTCCTACAGTACCAACACTGAAtcatcaaaagaaattaatgcTGGGGGATCCCAATCTCAAAAATCATCATCTAATGGGTTTAGAGGTCAAGATGGCTCTCAGTCTACAAGAGGACAGGCCAATGGCTCAAAAACTTCATCTTTCAATACTTTTACTCAAACAACTCAAGGAAGTAATGCTGGAGCGTCCGGATCACAAAAAGCATCAGCCAATGCCTTTGGAGCACAAGCTAGTGGCTCCAACAAACAGTCTTCCTCCTACAGTACTGACGCTCAATCATCATTAAGAAATAGTGATGAGGAAAATAAGTTTCAACAAGGATTTTCTAATGGTTTCAGAGGACAAGGTGTCTCTCAAGGAACAACAGGACAAGCAAGTGATTCTAACAAACAATCTTCTTCCTACAGTACTTACACTCAATCGTCACTTGGAAACAATGCTGGAGGATTTAAATCACAGAAGGCATCTTCCAGTGGCTATAGAGGTCAAGATAGTTCTCAGTCTACAAGAGGACAAGCCAATGGCTCAAACACTTCATCTTTTAGTACTTATTCTAAAACAACACAAGGAAGCAATGATGGAGCGTCTGAATCACAAAAAGCATCTGCCAATGGCTTGAGAGCACAAGCAAATGGATCCAACCAAAAGTCTTCTTCCTACAGTACCAACACTGAAtcatcaaaagaaattaatgcTGGGGGATCTCAATCTCAAAAAGCATCATCTAATGGGTTTAGAGGTCAAGATGGCTCTCAGTCTACAAGAGGACAGGCCAATGGCTCAAAAACTTCATCTTTCAATACTTTTACTCAAACAACTCAAGGAAGTAATGCTGGAGCGTCCGGATCACAAAAAGCATCAGCCAATTCCTTTGGAGCACAAGCTAGTGGCTCCAACAAACAGTCTTCCTCCTACAGTACTGACGCTCAATCATCATTAA
The sequence above is drawn from the Lepeophtheirus salmonis chromosome 5, UVic_Lsal_1.4, whole genome shotgun sequence genome and encodes:
- the LOC121117608 gene encoding uncharacterized protein; this encodes MILNSIAFGLFCYLAVVAKAQLPSYGAPNLPNEIDQSLAGSAQAPTQVQPIGGKNSVNTPTNDGGASHDDQGHDHHHHHGNPLDWLRDSVPGEPGVDYPIFGIVPQTSFTCQDRIDGLYADIEARCQPWHTCFDGQIWSFLCPNGTIFDQQIFTCVWWYNFDCDSAEQYYSLNEGIYIEGVNEGNIRDQITNPSNVLNTRPKTPLPSGQQFSKSLPQFITPNNQPQPQPPLQTRPIPAQQPQPTRKPRPTTVRQPQPTTARQPRPTTVRQPQPTTARQPRPTPSRQPRPTPVRQPQPTPVRQPQPTPTRQPSPTPSRQPQPIPVKPKQPTFGSEFDNSLPGYGKPAINFLQKSQTRFPPREPNIGIVNAGTSGQKNEQISVQQSNVQSSGPLTGSSFTSSSSKSFSTTTQAFKSGSSTTKGQYKVSSTPARPFVSSSPSTREPLTSSRPISTVSTSRLPVISTTTAQSPQISFTTPTPITSFQPSLSTNYQKTNQRPSPTRKTSTSNFSNSKNGLKKEQTVQFTVSTIDTSNPSTSFQADTGDDLPAYGSKNSYDSPSELKKFSDAQQNNFQNFSGSQKLTSQYSQKSVAQNQKLNFGQAPSNLGLGKESSITSLKSKAQINLGNKNGIQITGSKLTRVPTSLFENKGSNKQSSFYSTYSQISPGNNAEVAKSQQASFNNFRGQATKNQAGSQITRDQENESNKQSSSYSTYTQTSEGNHAGGSNSQQASSNGFRGQVGSKDTTIAHDIKTSTFIQTSNEKNAGASKSHQASSNGFIGQTGFQGLTGQASGYNKQSSTYSQSSKGNSAVASKYQEESTNAFGAQASGSNKQSSSGFRGQDGSQSTRGQANGSKTSSFSTFTQTTQGSNAGASGSQKASANAFGAQASGSNKQSSSYNTDAQSSLRNSDEKNEFQQGFSNGFRGQSVSQGTTGQASDSNKQSSSYSTYTQSSLGNNAGGYKSQKASSSGYRGQDSSQSTRGQANGSNTSSFSTYSETTQGSNDGASESQKASANGLRAQANGSNQQSSSYSTNTESSKEINAGGSQSQKSSSNGFRGQDGSQSTRGQANGSKTSSFNTFTQTTQGSNAGASGSQKASANAFGAQASGSNKQSSSYSTDAQSSLRNSDEENKFQQGFSNGFRGQGVSQGTTGQASDSNKQSSSYSTYTQSSLGNNAGGFKSQKASSSGYRGQDSSQSTRGQANGSNTSSFSTYSKTTQGSNDGASESQKASANGLRAQANGSNQKSSSYSTNTESSKEINAGGSQSQKASSNGFRGQDGSQSTRGQANGSKTSSFNTFTQTTQGSNAGASGSQKASANSFGAQASGSNKQSSSYSTDAQSSLRNSDEENKFQQGFSNGFRGQGVSQGTTGQASDSNKQSSSYSTYTQSSLGNNAGGFKSQKASSSGYRGQDSSQSTRDKPTARKHHLLVLILKQQKEAMMERLNSKKYLPMA